A section of the Roseivirga sp. BDSF3-8 genome encodes:
- a CDS encoding pinensin family lanthipeptide: MKKQKMQLSELKVESFKTSEAKEVNGGVTPLTLTIPIIVTYTISDSTT, from the coding sequence ATGAAAAAGCAGAAAATGCAACTGTCTGAGCTGAAAGTGGAGAGCTTTAAGACTTCTGAGGCTAAGGAAGTGAATGGAGGAGTTACGCCTCTTACTCTTACTATTCCTATCATAGTGACTTATACAATATCTGACTCTACTACGTAA
- a CDS encoding pinensin family lanthipeptide, whose product MKKQKMQLSELKVESFKTSEAKEVNGGITPLTVPITITISREISEALC is encoded by the coding sequence ATGAAAAAGCAGAAAATGCAATTGTCAGAGCTTAAAGTAGAAAGCTTTAAAACCTCTGAGGCTAAGGAAGTGAATGGAGGAATTACGCCTCTTACTGTTCCAATAACTATTACAATAAGCAGAGAAATTTCTGAAGCTCTCTGTTAA
- a CDS encoding endonuclease domain-containing protein, with protein sequence MRNLPHLKKRRQELRNNATAAEATLWTLLRKRQVLGLKFRRQYSIYNYIVDFCCVEKKLIIELDGEVHNDPIINTNDYHRDQKLKALGYTVLRFENDTVYLHPEGIVEAIRGVVER encoded by the coding sequence ATGAGAAACCTACCCCACCTGAAAAAGAGGCGGCAGGAACTACGTAATAATGCCACCGCCGCCGAAGCCACCCTATGGACGCTCCTGCGGAAGCGCCAGGTGCTGGGCCTCAAATTTCGCAGGCAGTACAGTATATATAATTACATCGTCGACTTCTGCTGCGTAGAGAAAAAGCTCATCATAGAGCTGGATGGTGAGGTACACAACGATCCCATCATCAATACCAACGACTACCACCGCGACCAAAAACTAAAGGCCCTGGGCTATACCGTACTGCGCTTTGAAAATGACACGGTGTACCTGCACCCCGAAGGGATCGTAGAGGCGATCAGGGGGGTAGTGGAGAGGTAG
- a CDS encoding transposase — MKRRHWTAEQKLQILLEAEKEGITATIRKHGIYSNTFYQWKEKYDTGGIDALASKHYKVDPELKRLQKENQQLKEMLAEKELALRIKEELLKKSTAKKRTGS; from the coding sequence ATGAAACGAAGACACTGGACCGCTGAACAGAAGCTTCAGATTCTTTTAGAAGCAGAAAAGGAAGGCATTACAGCCACCATCCGCAAGCACGGTATCTATAGCAATACTTTCTATCAATGGAAGGAAAAGTATGATACTGGTGGCATAGATGCCCTAGCCAGCAAGCATTATAAAGTAGACCCTGAGCTTAAGCGCTTGCAAAAGGAAAACCAGCAGTTAAAAGAGATGCTGGCTGAAAAAGAACTGGCCCTGCGCATTAAAGAAGAGCTTTTAAAAAAAAGCACTGCCAAAAAGCGTACAGGCTCATGA
- a CDS encoding IS3 family transposase, translating into MIAQKYINLGYATYKVLPLCGLSRSSYYYQSKTGKRGRKVSQHTLSYDGILYSNAYVLERIEWLLSQEFIDYGYEKVAAWLKNTERLVINEKKVYRLMKQARLLSQRIRRNKRGKRIAQDLLPSPEAAFQCLQTDIKYIYIHGQHRNALLITVLDVYSRGVLGYRLAWSVTKHQVIELMKEILYHYQLPEKATLRTDNGSQFEAGLFREYLKEMAIEHEFTHVATPQENCYIESFHSIIESAVCSKYEFEDLQEAKETFNRFMNFYNHERLHGSLGKQAPSQFLKRTNSAKKLRNLPLEQTTDGKLKLTTQLVES; encoded by the coding sequence ATGATTGCTCAAAAGTATATTAACCTGGGTTATGCTACATATAAAGTGCTGCCTTTATGTGGCCTGAGTAGAAGCTCTTATTACTATCAATCCAAGACAGGCAAGAGAGGGCGTAAAGTAAGCCAACATACCCTGAGCTATGATGGTATTCTTTACAGCAATGCCTATGTGCTGGAGCGGATCGAATGGCTCTTAAGCCAGGAGTTTATTGATTATGGTTATGAGAAGGTAGCGGCCTGGTTGAAAAACACCGAAAGGCTCGTTATCAACGAGAAAAAAGTTTATCGGCTCATGAAGCAGGCTCGCTTGCTCAGTCAGCGCATTAGGCGCAACAAACGTGGCAAACGCATTGCTCAGGATCTTCTTCCTAGCCCGGAAGCAGCTTTTCAATGCCTGCAGACCGATATCAAGTATATCTATATTCACGGTCAGCATCGTAATGCGCTGCTAATTACCGTATTGGATGTATACTCCCGGGGAGTATTAGGCTACAGGTTGGCCTGGAGCGTGACCAAGCACCAGGTGATCGAACTAATGAAAGAAATACTTTACCATTACCAGTTACCTGAAAAAGCAACCTTACGAACCGATAACGGTAGTCAGTTTGAGGCAGGGCTGTTTCGGGAATACCTAAAGGAAATGGCCATCGAGCATGAGTTCACGCATGTAGCTACACCGCAGGAGAACTGCTATATTGAGTCCTTTCATTCCATCATAGAAAGCGCCGTATGCTCAAAATATGAGTTCGAGGACCTGCAGGAAGCAAAGGAGACCTTCAATCGCTTTATGAACTTTTACAACCACGAGCGTCTACATGGCAGCCTTGGAAAACAAGCGCCCAGTCAGTTCCTTAAAAGAACAAACAGCGCCAAGAAACTACGTAACTTGCCACTGGAACAGACAACAGATGGTAAGCTAAAACTAACAACTCAACTTGTAGAATCTTAG
- a CDS encoding Eco57I restriction-modification methylase domain-containing protein encodes MKLLEAQLQAHHRHARGSGDQSFLNAGKVASWDAMEALFFQVLAKRPAERSQRMQDTFGHVPYLNSSLFEPSALEHDVFMVSSLSDGEELPLLSKTVLRDHKGKTRSGTMPTLHYLLAFLDAYDFSSDNAGEEIQEQNKPLINASVLGLIFEKINGYKEGSFFTPGFITMYMCRETLRRAVCQRFSQHLGKPVENIQKLYELIDRDKKQEANALIDSMRICDPAVGSGHFLVSALNELIAIKSELRILLDREGRTLRDYEVQVVNDELIISTGHEEFFSYRPGQRESQRVQEALFHEKEKLIENCLFGVDINPNSVKICRLRLWIELLKNAYYTPDSGYKELETLPNIDINIKCGNSLVSRFALDEDLSKTLKKKKFSIDSYRVAVAAYRSAKTKEEKREMERLIEEIKGDFRTEISKRDPKILRRNKLQGELVLLTTQTDLFGLSKAEAKKRKAQTKKLTEQLQRLDQEIEEIKTNKLYENAFEWRFEFPEVLNDEGDFIGFDCVIGNPPYVFGGNSGITKSEKSLYKDQYETGSGKINLFALFIEKGNQILKSNGDFGFIIPNTFLRVTSYSLARKFYIREFQATIIYDFGDNVFEDAVTTAIVLIAIKRKIKNYEIKILKQDSENFINTKQIADNNFVIATNLKPKSLDLLNKIKNNNTTLGDITTEIIFGVVISGNKGQVVSNKPLPGYKPFLEGREIGKYFIEPVAQWINYNPSLLHRPRTKEVFEAPEKILIQRITGGKRPLKAALDNQKRYTKESINNIILKSENTFNAKFILAVINSALINWFYTTQFTNESNLTVNLSKTYLSTIPIEEPEKDINSRIIELVDNIHTKKEIGEKTISLEKQIDQLVYQLYDLTPEEIALVEESVGG; translated from the coding sequence ATGAAGCTGCTGGAGGCCCAGCTACAGGCCCACCACCGCCATGCGCGCGGTAGCGGCGACCAAAGCTTTCTCAACGCCGGAAAGGTGGCCTCATGGGACGCCATGGAGGCCCTCTTCTTCCAGGTGCTGGCCAAGCGCCCCGCCGAGCGCAGCCAACGGATGCAGGACACCTTCGGCCATGTGCCTTACCTGAACAGCTCCCTATTCGAGCCCTCGGCACTGGAACACGACGTATTCATGGTCAGCAGCCTCAGCGATGGCGAGGAGCTGCCCCTGCTCTCCAAAACGGTACTGCGCGACCACAAGGGCAAAACCCGCAGCGGCACCATGCCCACGCTGCACTACCTGCTGGCTTTCCTGGATGCCTACGACTTTAGCAGCGACAATGCGGGCGAGGAAATACAGGAGCAGAACAAGCCCCTGATCAATGCCAGCGTGCTGGGCCTCATCTTCGAGAAGATCAACGGCTACAAAGAAGGCTCCTTCTTTACGCCCGGCTTCATTACCATGTACATGTGCCGCGAGACGCTGCGCCGCGCCGTGTGCCAGCGCTTTAGCCAGCACCTGGGCAAGCCGGTCGAAAATATCCAAAAATTGTATGAGCTGATCGATCGTGACAAAAAGCAGGAAGCGAATGCCCTGATAGACAGCATGCGGATCTGCGACCCGGCGGTGGGTTCCGGGCACTTCCTCGTCTCTGCCCTCAATGAGCTTATCGCCATCAAGAGCGAACTCAGGATCCTGCTGGACCGCGAGGGCCGTACGCTGCGCGACTACGAGGTGCAGGTGGTAAACGATGAACTGATCATCAGCACCGGCCACGAGGAGTTCTTTAGCTACCGGCCGGGGCAGCGCGAAAGCCAGCGCGTGCAGGAGGCCCTCTTTCATGAAAAGGAGAAGCTCATCGAAAACTGCCTCTTCGGCGTGGACATCAACCCCAACTCGGTGAAGATCTGCCGCCTGCGCCTCTGGATAGAGCTACTGAAAAATGCCTACTACACCCCCGACAGCGGCTACAAGGAGCTGGAGACGCTCCCGAACATTGACATTAACATCAAGTGCGGCAACTCGCTGGTAAGCCGCTTTGCGCTGGATGAGGACCTGAGCAAAACGCTGAAAAAGAAGAAATTCAGTATAGACAGCTACCGCGTGGCGGTGGCGGCCTACCGTAGCGCGAAGACGAAGGAGGAGAAGCGCGAAATGGAACGCCTGATAGAGGAGATAAAAGGCGACTTCCGCACGGAGATAAGCAAGCGCGACCCCAAAATACTGCGCCGCAATAAGCTGCAGGGCGAACTGGTGCTGCTCACCACCCAAACTGACCTCTTCGGCCTGAGCAAAGCGGAAGCCAAAAAGCGGAAAGCCCAAACCAAGAAGCTAACGGAGCAGCTACAGCGACTGGACCAGGAGATAGAAGAGATAAAAACGAATAAGCTCTACGAAAATGCCTTCGAATGGCGCTTCGAGTTTCCGGAAGTGCTCAATGATGAGGGGGATTTTATAGGCTTTGACTGTGTGATCGGTAACCCGCCTTATGTCTTTGGCGGAAATTCTGGAATAACCAAAAGCGAGAAATCATTATACAAGGATCAATATGAAACTGGATCAGGCAAAATAAATTTATTTGCATTATTTATAGAAAAAGGCAATCAAATACTCAAATCAAATGGAGATTTTGGTTTTATAATCCCTAATACCTTTTTACGTGTCACCTCATATAGCCTGGCTCGAAAATTTTATATCAGAGAATTTCAAGCAACTATAATTTATGATTTTGGGGATAATGTATTCGAGGATGCAGTGACGACTGCAATTGTATTAATTGCCATTAAAAGAAAAATTAAAAATTACGAAATAAAGATCCTTAAACAAGATTCTGAAAATTTCATTAACACGAAGCAAATTGCTGATAATAATTTTGTAATAGCCACTAACCTGAAACCGAAGTCCTTAGATTTATTAAATAAAATAAAAAATAATAATACTACACTTGGGGATATCACTACTGAAATTATATTTGGTGTTGTTATTTCAGGAAACAAAGGCCAGGTAGTATCAAACAAGCCGCTTCCAGGTTATAAACCCTTTTTAGAAGGTAGAGAAATTGGCAAATATTTTATTGAACCTGTAGCCCAATGGATTAATTATAATCCTAGCCTATTACATAGACCAAGAACTAAGGAAGTTTTTGAAGCACCGGAGAAAATATTGATCCAAAGAATTACTGGAGGCAAAAGGCCCTTGAAAGCAGCTTTAGATAACCAGAAAAGATATACCAAAGAATCTATAAATAATATTATATTAAAAAGCGAAAACACATTTAATGCTAAATTCATACTAGCGGTCATTAATTCTGCACTGATTAATTGGTTTTATACAACACAATTCACAAATGAATCGAACCTAACTGTCAACCTTTCAAAAACTTACCTTTCTACTATTCCAATCGAAGAACCAGAGAAAGACATTAATTCTAGGATAATTGAATTGGTAGATAATATTCATACTAAAAAAGAAATTGGAGAAAAAACCATTTCTCTGGAAAAGCAAATCGACCAACTCGTCTACCAACTCTACGACCTGACGCCGGAAGAGATTGCGCTGGTAGAAGAGAGCGTGGGCGGCTAG
- a CDS encoding pinensin family lanthipeptide, whose translation MKKEKMKLEELEVESFTTSLKNEIRAGAEASDGDYTTLTVTTVTTSGSTPWTTVTIVTTVTLLPEDQMA comes from the coding sequence ATGAAAAAAGAGAAAATGAAACTTGAAGAACTAGAAGTTGAAAGCTTCACAACGTCACTAAAAAATGAAATAAGAGCAGGTGCAGAAGCTAGCGATGGGGATTATACTACCCTGACTGTTACTACTGTAACAACATCAGGATCTACTCCTTGGACTACAGTTACTATCGTAACGACCGTTACACTTCTGCCAGAGGATCAGATGGCTTAA
- a CDS encoding M57 family metalloprotease, which yields MKKFTYFVLYLVLGLALFTFSCTDDAEVTPSKSADGISAEIKDAFSDLGFDVSDIRKEMFTHPVTKKTELHYILENDIRFTYEQLLASIGDGNGPRAEQYRTTNLVSVPSGSTRTIKVLGYQNGSGDAGTLDASMVTGLQNAVANYNALGLGITFTLSFGNSTTGKDIVVCRQVGAGGGSAGFPTSGNPYHTVLINSGTTAYGLKVLEHVTTHEIGHCVGLRHTDYFNRSISCGSGGNEGDAGVGAIHIPGTPTTTNIDLASVMLACFDANETGEFSNYDKVALQALYPNTSVCGNSLAVSATSASFGSASGTRSITVTSNTSWSVSDNASWITVSPASGVNNGSFVITVAANNMLCEPRWGSVTVSGCGVASKTISITQAGKTPQPGQYCP from the coding sequence ATGAAAAAGTTCACCTATTTTGTACTTTACTTGGTTTTAGGGCTTGCCCTATTCACCTTTTCATGTACGGATGATGCGGAGGTAACACCGTCAAAATCTGCCGATGGTATTTCTGCTGAGATCAAAGATGCTTTTTCTGACCTGGGCTTCGATGTGAGCGACATCAGAAAGGAAATGTTCACGCACCCCGTTACTAAAAAGACGGAGCTACACTATATACTGGAGAATGACATCCGCTTTACCTATGAGCAATTGCTGGCGAGTATAGGGGATGGTAATGGCCCGCGTGCGGAGCAGTACCGCACGACTAACCTGGTGAGTGTACCGAGTGGCAGCACGCGAACGATTAAGGTACTGGGCTACCAGAACGGCAGCGGCGATGCGGGTACGCTGGATGCCTCTATGGTAACTGGCCTGCAAAATGCGGTGGCTAACTACAATGCGCTCGGCCTGGGTATTACGTTTACTCTTTCATTTGGTAACAGTACTACGGGCAAAGACATTGTGGTGTGTCGCCAGGTAGGTGCAGGGGGTGGCTCGGCGGGTTTCCCTACGAGTGGCAACCCTTACCATACGGTATTGATCAACTCGGGTACTACGGCTTATGGCCTGAAGGTGCTGGAGCATGTAACGACTCACGAGATAGGCCACTGTGTGGGCCTACGCCATACGGACTACTTTAACCGCTCTATAAGCTGCGGCAGCGGCGGCAATGAGGGTGACGCGGGAGTAGGTGCGATCCACATTCCCGGCACGCCTACTACGACTAATATAGACCTGGCCTCTGTGATGCTGGCGTGCTTCGATGCTAATGAGACGGGCGAGTTCAGTAACTATGACAAGGTGGCCCTGCAGGCGCTTTACCCTAATACGTCTGTGTGTGGTAACTCTCTGGCGGTGTCGGCCACTTCGGCTTCCTTTGGTTCTGCATCGGGTACACGTAGTATCACGGTTACGTCAAATACTTCATGGAGCGTGAGTGACAATGCAAGCTGGATCACTGTATCACCGGCCAGCGGAGTGAACAATGGCAGCTTTGTGATTACGGTAGCGGCTAATAATATGCTGTGCGAACCCAGGTGGGGCTCTGTCACGGTATCGGGCTGTGGGGTAGCGAGTAAGACTATCAGCATCACGCAGGCTGGTAAAACGCCCCAGCCGGGCCAGTACTGCCCTTAA
- a CDS encoding porin family protein produces MNKKLLFAGIPALFFLAFATAQSMAQVIWNPQAGVLITHYSDEPTDVDIDDGVGFQLGSYVRLRVTDNVYLQPGLFLQRTDAEFAGEVNGITDEDDINTTSLKVPLYLGFYLGKAGPLRLRLAGGVAGKYLTGVKDNNFSLDREQFNDFNWSVNIGAGVDLLLITLDIEYDLGVSPTFESISEAKTRLLMVSAGLKF; encoded by the coding sequence ATGAATAAAAAATTACTTTTTGCCGGCATACCGGCCCTATTTTTTCTTGCTTTTGCCACTGCCCAATCCATGGCACAAGTCATCTGGAACCCCCAGGCAGGCGTGCTTATCACTCACTACTCAGATGAGCCTACCGACGTAGATATTGATGACGGCGTAGGCTTCCAGCTAGGCTCCTACGTCCGCCTGCGCGTAACAGACAATGTATACCTGCAGCCCGGGCTATTTCTGCAGCGGACAGATGCAGAATTTGCCGGCGAGGTAAACGGCATCACCGATGAAGATGATATAAACACCACCTCCCTCAAAGTCCCCTTATACCTAGGCTTTTACCTCGGCAAGGCAGGCCCCCTGCGCTTACGCCTCGCCGGAGGTGTTGCCGGCAAGTACCTTACCGGCGTCAAGGACAATAACTTTTCACTCGACAGGGAACAGTTCAATGACTTTAACTGGAGCGTCAATATAGGTGCCGGGGTAGACCTGCTCCTCATTACACTCGACATAGAATACGATCTGGGCGTATCCCCTACCTTCGAGTCTATCTCCGAAGCCAAGACCCGCCTGCTCATGGTCAGTGCAGGACTTAAATTTTAA
- a CDS encoding peroxiredoxin, which produces MSLRLGDTAPDFTAETTEGTINFHEWLGDSWGMLFSHPADYTPVCTTELGRTAKMKDDFAKKNVKVLAVSVDDLESHKGWINDINETQGCTVNFPIIADEDKKVAGLYDMIHPNADNNLTVRSVFIIGPDKKIKLMLTYPASTGRNFNELLRVIDSLQLTANYSVATPADWKDGEDVVIAPAIADEDIPEKFPKGHKKIKPYLRTTPQPNR; this is translated from the coding sequence ATGAGCTTACGACTAGGAGATACGGCCCCTGACTTTACGGCCGAGACGACTGAAGGTACGATCAACTTTCACGAATGGCTGGGAGATAGCTGGGGTATGCTTTTCAGCCACCCGGCAGACTACACGCCGGTGTGTACGACTGAACTGGGACGCACGGCTAAGATGAAGGATGACTTTGCGAAAAAGAACGTTAAGGTGCTGGCGGTGAGCGTGGACGATCTGGAGTCGCACAAGGGCTGGATAAATGATATTAATGAAACGCAGGGCTGTACGGTGAACTTCCCCATTATTGCCGACGAGGATAAAAAGGTGGCGGGACTGTATGACATGATCCATCCAAATGCAGATAATAACCTGACGGTGCGGTCTGTATTTATTATAGGGCCGGATAAGAAAATAAAGCTGATGCTGACGTACCCTGCCTCTACCGGACGTAACTTTAATGAGCTGCTCCGTGTGATAGACTCGCTACAGCTTACGGCTAACTACAGCGTGGCGACTCCGGCGGACTGGAAAGATGGTGAGGACGTGGTGATTGCTCCGGCCATTGCTGACGAGGACATTCCGGAGAAATTTCCTAAAGGCCATAAAAAAATTAAGCCTTATTTAAGGACAACTCCCCAGCCAAATCGTTAG
- the purL gene encoding phosphoribosylformylglycinamidine synthase subunit PurL, with translation MEQQTTTLEQARQLGLLDEEFEKIKEILGRTPNFNELSAYAVMWSEHCSYKNSIVWLKKLPKDGPRMLAKAGEENAGLVDIGDGLACSFKIESHNHPSALEPYQGAATGVGGINRDIFTMGARPVAQLNSLRFGNPKLDKTKWLVRGVVKGIGDYGNAFGIPTVGGELFFDECYNVNPLVNAFSAGIVKVGETVSATSYGEGNPVFIIGSATGKDGIHGAAFASKDITEDSVKDLPSVQVGDPFQEKLLLEATLEVIQSGAVVGMQDMGAAGIICSTSEMSEKGGHGMDIWLDKVPTRQDHMLPWELLLSESQERMLLVAEKGSEDKVKAIFEKWDLRCEKIGVVTKGPELRFYEGDELVAEMPAESLVLGGGAPVYHREYKEPAYYAEYRKFNIGSVSDVKDEKETEAVMKHLLTHPNIASRAWVAEQYDSMVGTDNTTTNSPSDAPVVRIKDTKKALSITVDCNSRYVNADPEQGAAIAVAEAARNIVCSGGEAVAVTNCLNFGNPYVPEVYWQFVGAIKGMIKSCEKFETPVTGGNVSFYNQSSDEGPVFPTPTIGMLGLLDDISNRMTLNFRKAGDLIYLAGPVQEDIASSEYLYSFRGEKKSPAPAFDLDVEYNVQQGLKKVIAQKLVQSAHDVSDGGLFIALAESAMPSALGFSVRTDGNIRKDAYLFGESQSRAVLSLSPGKQDAFESAMKASGVAYRLIGKVTEGSFIVDDHTYMDSQQARDLYTKTLPELFN, from the coding sequence GTGGAGCAACAAACGACTACCCTGGAGCAGGCCCGCCAACTTGGCCTGCTGGACGAAGAGTTCGAGAAAATAAAAGAGATACTTGGCCGCACCCCCAACTTTAACGAGTTGAGCGCCTATGCTGTCATGTGGTCCGAGCACTGTAGTTATAAGAACAGCATCGTATGGCTGAAAAAACTTCCCAAGGACGGTCCCCGCATGCTGGCCAAGGCCGGTGAGGAAAATGCCGGCCTCGTGGACATCGGTGACGGCCTGGCCTGTAGCTTCAAGATCGAAAGCCATAACCACCCCTCTGCATTAGAGCCCTACCAGGGTGCCGCCACCGGCGTAGGCGGTATCAACAGAGATATATTTACCATGGGCGCCCGACCCGTTGCCCAGCTTAACTCCCTCCGTTTTGGCAACCCCAAACTGGATAAGACCAAGTGGCTCGTACGCGGTGTCGTAAAGGGTATCGGCGATTATGGCAATGCATTCGGTATCCCTACCGTTGGCGGCGAGCTGTTCTTTGACGAATGCTACAATGTAAACCCCCTGGTCAACGCCTTCTCTGCCGGTATAGTAAAGGTAGGCGAAACGGTAAGTGCCACTTCCTACGGCGAAGGCAACCCCGTCTTCATCATCGGATCTGCCACAGGTAAAGACGGTATCCACGGAGCCGCTTTTGCCTCTAAGGACATTACCGAGGATAGTGTAAAGGATCTCCCCAGCGTGCAGGTAGGAGACCCCTTTCAGGAAAAGCTCCTGCTGGAAGCTACCCTCGAGGTGATACAAAGCGGAGCCGTGGTAGGCATGCAGGACATGGGAGCCGCCGGCATCATCTGCTCCACTTCAGAAATGAGCGAGAAAGGCGGCCACGGCATGGATATCTGGCTGGACAAGGTGCCTACCCGCCAGGACCACATGCTACCCTGGGAGCTACTGCTGAGCGAATCACAGGAGCGCATGCTACTCGTCGCTGAAAAAGGCTCCGAAGATAAGGTCAAGGCAATATTTGAAAAATGGGACCTGCGCTGCGAAAAGATCGGTGTCGTCACCAAAGGCCCTGAGCTACGCTTTTACGAAGGAGATGAGCTCGTAGCGGAAATGCCCGCCGAATCCCTCGTACTCGGTGGCGGTGCCCCCGTTTACCATCGTGAATATAAAGAACCTGCTTACTACGCCGAGTACAGGAAATTTAACATCGGCTCGGTATCGGATGTGAAGGACGAGAAAGAAACAGAAGCAGTAATGAAGCACCTGCTCACTCATCCTAACATCGCCAGCCGTGCCTGGGTAGCCGAGCAGTACGACTCTATGGTAGGTACCGACAATACCACCACCAACAGCCCCTCAGACGCACCTGTAGTACGCATAAAGGACACCAAAAAGGCGCTGAGCATTACCGTAGACTGTAACAGCCGCTACGTCAATGCTGACCCTGAGCAAGGTGCAGCCATCGCAGTGGCCGAAGCAGCCCGTAACATCGTCTGCTCAGGTGGTGAGGCCGTAGCCGTTACCAACTGCCTCAACTTTGGAAACCCCTACGTGCCCGAAGTATACTGGCAGTTCGTAGGAGCTATCAAAGGCATGATAAAGAGCTGTGAGAAGTTCGAGACCCCCGTTACCGGTGGAAACGTGAGCTTCTACAATCAATCTTCAGACGAAGGCCCCGTATTCCCCACCCCTACCATTGGCATGCTCGGACTGCTGGATGACATAAGCAACCGCATGACCCTCAACTTCCGCAAGGCAGGCGACCTCATCTACCTGGCAGGGCCTGTACAGGAAGATATCGCCAGTTCCGAATACCTCTACTCCTTCCGCGGAGAGAAAAAGAGCCCCGCCCCCGCCTTTGATCTGGATGTAGAATACAATGTACAGCAGGGCCTGAAGAAAGTGATTGCTCAAAAGCTCGTACAGTCCGCCCATGACGTATCCGATGGCGGACTGTTTATCGCACTGGCTGAATCCGCTATGCCTTCAGCCCTTGGTTTTAGCGTACGTACGGATGGCAACATCCGAAAAGACGCCTACCTCTTTGGCGAATCCCAGAGCCGTGCCGTTCTTTCCCTAAGCCCCGGCAAGCAGGATGCATTCGAAAGCGCTATGAAAGCCAGTGGCGTCGCATATCGCCTTATAGGGAAAGTGACAGAGGGCAGCTTCATCGTAGATGATCATACCTATATGGACAGCCAGCAGGCACGCGACCTCTACACCAAAACCTTGCCTGAGCTTTTTAACTGA
- a CDS encoding alpha/beta fold hydrolase — translation MTHRPNHNFFDYGPARLHYDVMGSGPHVLLAFHGFGQGYHYFQPFAQAVSEQYTIYSFDLFYHGGSFWHDGDTPLTPAFWKELLTHFLRQNNIDRFGVTGFSLGGKFVLATLSSFPHRINEVLFIAPDGIKTSFWYSLATYPGWFRDMFRSLIVNPGPYYKLVKAMRKLNLIDKGVLRFASHQMDTRRKRRQVYYAWMVFRELQFDTRRIAALINKHNIRVRMFLGRYDKIITEKNMQRLLKHLKQYDLHILEAGHNTLIADVAEFLKKEN, via the coding sequence ATGACCCACAGACCAAATCATAATTTTTTTGACTATGGCCCCGCCCGCCTTCATTATGATGTCATGGGATCGGGCCCTCACGTGCTGCTTGCATTTCATGGATTTGGCCAGGGGTACCACTATTTTCAGCCATTTGCCCAGGCAGTAAGTGAGCAATACACCATCTACAGCTTTGACCTCTTTTACCATGGAGGCAGCTTCTGGCATGATGGAGACACGCCACTTACCCCCGCTTTCTGGAAGGAACTGCTCACACACTTTCTCCGCCAGAATAACATAGACCGCTTTGGCGTTACCGGCTTCAGCCTCGGAGGCAAGTTTGTCCTGGCCACCCTCTCCTCATTCCCTCACCGCATAAACGAGGTGCTTTTCATAGCCCCTGATGGCATAAAGACCAGCTTCTGGTACAGCCTCGCCACCTACCCCGGGTGGTTCAGAGATATGTTCCGATCGCTAATAGTAAACCCCGGCCCCTACTATAAGCTAGTCAAAGCCATGCGAAAGCTTAATCTTATCGATAAGGGAGTATTACGCTTTGCCAGCCACCAGATGGATACCCGCAGGAAAAGGCGGCAGGTGTACTACGCCTGGATGGTCTTCCGCGAGCTGCAGTTTGATACCCGCCGTATCGCCGCACTTATCAATAAGCACAATATCCGGGTGCGCATGTTTCTGGGCCGCTATGATAAGATCATTACAGAAAAAAATATGCAGCGGCTACTGAAGCACCTTAAGCAATATGACCTGCATATACTGGAAGCAGGACACAATACACTCATTGCCGACGTGGCGGAATTTCTGAAAAAAGAAAACTAA